Proteins from a genomic interval of Asticcacaulis sp. AND118:
- the rpsC gene encoding 30S ribosomal protein S3 produces the protein MGQKVNPIGLRLGVNRTWDSRWFAARQEYAKLLHQDLKIRKELKEKLNAAGVSRIIIERPHKKCRITIYAARPGVVIGKKGADIDKLRKEIAALTEGEVFLNLVEVRKPEVDSQLVAESIAQQLERRVAFRRAMKRSIQSAMRLGAKGIRMNLSGRLGGAEIARMEWYREGRVPLHTLRADIDFGFAEALTTYGIIGVKVWIFKGEVLEHDPMAQDKRWSQEASGPSSNERPERGDRNNRGPRRDRNNKEA, from the coding sequence ATGGGTCAGAAAGTCAATCCGATCGGTCTGCGCCTTGGCGTCAACCGTACCTGGGACTCGCGCTGGTTCGCCGCCCGTCAGGAATACGCCAAGCTGCTTCACCAGGACCTGAAGATCCGTAAGGAACTGAAGGAAAAGCTGAACGCCGCCGGCGTGTCGCGCATCATCATCGAGCGTCCGCACAAGAAGTGCCGCATCACCATCTATGCCGCCCGTCCGGGCGTGGTGATCGGCAAAAAGGGTGCCGACATCGACAAGCTGCGTAAGGAAATCGCCGCTCTCACCGAAGGCGAAGTGTTCCTGAACCTGGTCGAAGTCCGCAAGCCGGAAGTCGACTCGCAACTGGTCGCCGAATCGATCGCTCAGCAGCTGGAGCGCCGCGTGGCCTTCCGTCGCGCCATGAAGCGTTCGATCCAGTCGGCCATGCGTCTGGGCGCCAAGGGCATCCGTATGAACCTGTCGGGTCGTCTCGGCGGTGCGGAAATCGCCCGTATGGAATGGTACCGTGAAGGTCGCGTGCCGCTGCACACCCTGCGTGCGGACATCGACTTCGGCTTTGCCGAAGCTCTGACCACCTACGGCATCATCGGCGTCAAGGTCTGGATCTTCAAGGGCGAAGTCCTTGAGCACGATCCGATGGCCCAGGACAAGCGCTGGTCGCAGGAAGCTTCGGGCCCCTCGTCGAACGAGCGTCCTGAGCGCGGTGATCGCAACAATCGTGGCCCGCGCCGCGATCGCAATAACAAGGAGGCCTAA
- the rplP gene encoding 50S ribosomal protein L16, producing MLLPKRTKYRKAFKGRIHGNAKGGYTLNFGSYGLKTVEPERLTARQIEAARRAITRQMKRQGRVWIRIFPDLPVTGKPAEVRMGKGKGAVDYWAARVAPGRILFEIDGVPDDIAREALRLGAAKLPVSTRVVTRLDAGIAAE from the coding sequence ATGCTGCTTCCTAAGCGCACAAAATACCGTAAGGCCTTCAAGGGCCGCATCCACGGTAATGCCAAGGGCGGCTACACGCTGAACTTTGGTTCCTATGGTCTGAAGACGGTCGAGCCTGAGCGCCTGACCGCCCGTCAGATCGAAGCCGCCCGTCGGGCCATCACGCGTCAAATGAAGCGTCAGGGCCGCGTCTGGATCCGTATCTTCCCGGACTTGCCCGTCACGGGCAAGCCCGCCGAAGTCCGGATGGGTAAGGGTAAGGGGGCTGTGGATTACTGGGCCGCTCGTGTGGCGCCCGGCCGCATCCTGTTTGAAATCGACGGCGTGCCGGACGACATTGCCCGTGAGGCCCTGCGTCTTGGTGCGGCGAAGCTGCCGGTCAGCACCCGCGTCGTGACCCGTCTCGACGCCGGCATCGCGGCGGAGTAG
- the rpmC gene encoding 50S ribosomal protein L29: MTKIAELRGKTPDQLQEELLNLKKEQFNLRFQKATGQLEKTHRVDEVRKDIARIKSLLTAQKSA, from the coding sequence ATGACCAAGATCGCCGAACTGCGGGGCAAGACCCCCGATCAGCTGCAGGAAGAACTGCTGAACCTCAAAAAGGAACAGTTCAACCTCCGCTTCCAGAAGGCCACTGGCCAACTGGAAAAAACCCACCGCGTGGACGAGGTCCGCAAGGACATCGCCCGCATCAAGTCGCTTCTGACCGCTCAGAAGTCCGCCTAA
- the rpsQ gene encoding 30S ribosomal protein S17: MPKRILEGLVVSDKGNKTIVVKVERTVLHPVLKKPVRVSKRYHAHDENNTYKAGEVARIIECAPKSKLKTWEALPKDAA, encoded by the coding sequence ATGCCCAAGCGCATTCTTGAAGGTCTGGTTGTTTCCGACAAGGGCAACAAGACCATCGTCGTGAAGGTCGAGCGTACCGTTCTGCACCCGGTTCTTAAGAAGCCGGTTCGCGTTTCGAAGCGCTACCACGCTCACGATGAGAACAACACCTACAAGGCTGGCGAAGTCGCTCGTATCATCGAGTGCGCGCCGAAGTCCAAGCTGAAGACCTGGGAAGCACTTCCCAAGGACGCAGCCTAA
- the rplN gene encoding 50S ribosomal protein L14, with translation MIQMQTNLDVADNSGARRVMCIKVLGGSKRRYASVGDLIVVSVKEAIPRGRVKKGDVLRAIVVRTSKDIQRKDGSVIRFDTNAAVIVNKSGEPIGTRIFGPVPRELRAKNHMKIISLAPEVL, from the coding sequence ATGATTCAGATGCAAACTAATCTGGACGTTGCCGATAATTCGGGCGCGCGCCGGGTCATGTGCATCAAGGTGTTGGGCGGCTCCAAGCGCCGTTACGCCTCGGTGGGTGACCTGATCGTCGTCTCGGTTAAGGAAGCGATCCCCCGTGGCCGCGTGAAGAAGGGCGACGTTCTGCGCGCCATAGTCGTGCGCACCTCGAAAGACATTCAGCGCAAGGACGGTTCGGTCATCCGTTTCGACACCAACGCCGCTGTCATCGTCAACAAGTCGGGCGAGCCCATCGGCACCCGTATCTTCGGCCCGGTTCCGCGCGAGCTGCGCGCCAAGAACCACATGAAGATCATTTCGCTGGCGCCGGAGGTTCTCTAA
- the rplX gene encoding 50S ribosomal protein L24, which translates to MAAKVKKGDKVVVLTGKDKGRTGTVLKILPTENRVLVQGINVVQRHTRASQTNPQGGIINKEASLHLSNVAVADANGKPTRVGFRVEGDKKVRFAKSTGEVING; encoded by the coding sequence ATGGCTGCGAAAGTTAAAAAGGGCGACAAGGTCGTCGTTCTGACGGGCAAGGACAAGGGCCGCACCGGCACCGTCCTGAAGATTCTCCCGACCGAGAATCGCGTCCTGGTTCAGGGCATCAACGTCGTGCAGCGCCATACGCGCGCGTCGCAAACGAACCCGCAAGGCGGCATCATCAACAAGGAAGCTTCGCTTCACCTTTCGAACGTGGCCGTGGCTGACGCCAACGGCAAGCCGACCCGCGTCGGTTTCCGCGTCGAAGGCGACAAGAAGGTGCGCTTCGCCAAGAGCACCGGTGAGGTCATCAATGGCTGA